A stretch of the Glycine soja cultivar W05 chromosome 13, ASM419377v2, whole genome shotgun sequence genome encodes the following:
- the LOC114381853 gene encoding uncharacterized protein LOC114381853, with product MSDIAMLVAEEYERRTKHYRKGGAGAVQERNLNVVSCANSFLVLKEKIEVQKKELVKWVLEPKTQFAIAASNSLFSA from the coding sequence ATGTCTGATATTGCCATGTTGGTAGCCGAAGAATATGAGAGAAGGACAAAGCATTATAGGAAGGGTGGTGCTGGCGCTGTACAAGAGAGGAATTTGAACGTGGTTTCTTGTGCTAATTCTTTTTTGGTTCTGAAGGAGAAGATTGAGGTGCAGAAGAAGGAGCTTGTCAAGTGGGTTTTGGAACCCAAAACCCAATTTGCAATTGCTGCTTCTAACAGTTTATTCTCTGCTTGA